In Salvia hispanica cultivar TCC Black 2014 unplaced genomic scaffold, UniMelb_Shisp_WGS_1.0 HiC_scaffold_1199, whole genome shotgun sequence, the genomic window AGTTTGTTTCGACTTCTTCAATTTAGgttgtttttttgttcttttgaAGCTCTATGGATAGTGAGTTGGTGAAAAGGGGTTTTGATTTCACTAGAAGGAAGAGGAAATGGTTGGTCGTGGTGGGATTGGTTGGGGTTTCGAGCTACGGTGTGTATAGGGTGTATCACATGCCGTCTGTAGCTaggaagagaaagagaatcTTGAAGTTTTTAGGATCCCTAATTTCAGTGGCTGAAATGGTTTCTGATTCCGCGGAGATGATGACAGTGGTGTCTAGGGATTTGAAGGAGTTTTTGGAGTCTGATTCGGATGAAATCCCCAATAGTTTGAAGCAGTTGTCGAAGATTGCTCGCTCTGCTGAGTTTTCTGAGTCAGTAGCTCGTCTTTGCCAGTCGATGACAGTAGGCGTTTTGAGGGGTTATAGGGTAGAGAATAGCGCGAGTAACGTTCAAGGAGATGGTGATCCGAGCTTTTCTGATAGGCTTGTCGATAAGGTGATGTCGGATGCTGGTGCAGGATTTGTCTCGGTTGTTGTTGGTAGCTTTGCTAGGAATATGGTGTTGGGATTCTATGCTAGTAGTGAGAATGGCCACTCGGGTGTGATCCATGAGAAGTCGAGTTCCTCATCGTGGTTAAGTGTGGTGTCGGATGATAAATGCAGAGTGTTGGTTGCTGATTGCATCAAGAATTTCGTTAGCTCTGCTGTTACAGTTTACCTCGACAAAACCATGGATGTCAATGTCTATAATGAGATGTTCTCGGGCTTGACTAATCCTAAGCATCATACTAAGATGACTGAGTTCTTCGTCTCCCTTT contains:
- the LOC125198084 gene encoding protein PHLOEM PROTEIN 2-LIKE A10-like, producing the protein MDSELVKRGFDFTRRKRKWLVVVGLVGVSSYGVYRVYHMPSVARKRKRILKFLGSLISVAEMVSDSAEMMTVVSRDLKEFLESDSDEIPNSLKQLSKIARSAEFSESVARLCQSMTVGVLRGYRVENSASNVQGDGDPSFSDRLVDKVMSDAGAGFVSVVVGSFARNMVLGFYASSENGHSGVIHEKSSSSSWLSVVSDDKCRVLVADCIKNFVSSAVTVYLDKTMDVNVYNEMFSGLTNPKHHTKMTEFFVSLCNGAVETLVKTSHQVLTASPKKESSEAPSFGNKIGFEAETHSRKNGNGSVDLQSNGWVSSVSSTLAVPSNRKFVLDVTGRVTFETVRSVIEFFLWKASEALKKSANVVHEKVVERGYEVVRYVGAKSTIILTICLSLFLHIIGSSRALVAA